From one Magnolia sinica isolate HGM2019 chromosome 18, MsV1, whole genome shotgun sequence genomic stretch:
- the LOC131233664 gene encoding transcription repressor OFP13-like: MGKPKEPKLKSSIKALFNFIPSGPKTITWACNQQIKTHSFREIDYTGFNSMYSCSSPSSSSSINADHCSLREETEQILPNHICSIQPSSASSSSSTVVREIYPVDMVLKGSISSKRFFFSPCTTNSIMEEANLVLKAKEEMGLAENTSVGDQWLETEEGGECLIKEVGFCKEIITTPMTSMNPYMDFKLSMEEMVQAHGLKEWSCLQELLNCYLQLNDRTNHKTIIWAFVDLLMNLISEENNSKSNGCDHNKERCFPFPLCLDA; this comes from the coding sequence atgGGGAAACCAAAGGAACCAAAGCTCAAATCCTCCATTAAAGCTCTGTTCAACTTCATTCCATCAGGGCCCAAAACCATTACATGGGCCTGTAACCAACAGATCAAAACTCACTCCTTCAGAGAAATAGACTACACTGGCTTCAATTCCATGTACTCCtgttcttctccttcttcatcttcctcaatcAATGCAGACCATTGCAGCCTCagggaagaaacagagcaaaTCCTACCCAATCACATCTGCTCAATCCAACCATCGTCTGCCAGCTCATCCTCGTCCACTGTCGTGAGAGAAATTTACCCAGTTGATATGGTCCTGAAAGGCTCTATCAGTTCTAAGAGGttcttcttctctccttgcaCGACGAACTCGATCATGGAAGAGGCGAACCTTGTTTTGAAAGCGAAAGAAGAAATGGGTCTTGCGGAGAACACGTCGGTGGGCGATCAGTGGCTTGAAACAGAGGAAGGAGGAGAATGCTTGATAAAGGAGGTTGGTTTTTGCAAAGAGATCATTACGACGCCGATGACTTCAATGAATCCATACATGGATTTCAAGCTTTCCATGGAAGAGATGGTACAAGCTCATGGGCTGAAGGAATGGTCTTGCTTGCAGGAGCTCTTGAATTGCTATCTGCAGCTCAACGATCGGACGAACCACAAAACCATCATCTGGGCCTTTGTGGATTTGTTAATGAATCTCATTTCTGAAGAAAACAACAGCAAAAGCAATGGCTGTGATCATAACAAGGAGAGATGTTTTCCCTTCCCTCTCTGCTTAGATGcatga